The Elusimicrobiales bacterium genome window below encodes:
- a CDS encoding DUF1634 domain-containing protein: MNEKQVQTLVHRVLLWGVWSSAAVMTAGLLSGGKTGRLVILCGIVMLTATPAVRLAMLCFGYARAGERRFAVAAALVLATMALGFFLK, from the coding sequence ATGAACGAAAAGCAGGTGCAAACGCTGGTACACCGGGTATTGCTCTGGGGAGTATGGTCCAGCGCGGCCGTAATGACCGCCGGACTGCTCTCGGGCGGGAAAACCGGACGGCTTGTCATATTGTGCGGCATAGTAATGCTGACCGCCACGCCTGCGGTGCGGCTGGCGATGCTATGCTTCGGTTATGCCCGCGCCGGAGAGCGTCGTTTCGCAGTTGCCGCAGCGTTGGTTCTCGCTACCATGGCGCTTGGTTTTTTTCTGAAATAA
- a CDS encoding sulfite exporter TauE/SafE family protein, which translates to MEIAALAALGAAVGALGAAFGIGGGIFIVPALVIYFGQPIHCAVASSLITIIAVSSAAAAVNVERGLANMRLGLSLEISTAAGALGGAYVSAFMPERALKLVFSFFLLAMSASMLKRGLAALKSGAERVPPRDAASGALGGQYEDAASGRMVSYGVKRLPAAAAVSVLAGAVSGLLGIGGGIIQVPLMNIVCGVPLKAAAATSNFMLGVTAASSAAVFLRRGLVPPEITAPLVIGVLGGSALGMRLLHRGKSEKLQIAFSALVLAAAIKMLAYL; encoded by the coding sequence ATGGAAATTGCGGCGCTGGCGGCGCTGGGCGCGGCGGTGGGCGCGCTGGGCGCAGCTTTCGGTATAGGCGGCGGCATATTCATAGTGCCGGCTCTTGTGATATATTTCGGGCAGCCCATCCATTGCGCGGTCGCCTCGTCTCTTATAACGATAATAGCCGTATCCAGCGCGGCGGCGGCGGTCAATGTGGAGCGCGGGCTGGCCAATATGCGGCTGGGGCTTTCGCTGGAAATTTCCACCGCGGCGGGCGCGCTGGGCGGGGCGTATGTGTCCGCCTTCATGCCGGAGCGCGCGCTGAAGCTGGTCTTTTCGTTTTTTCTGCTTGCTATGTCCGCCTCGATGCTTAAACGGGGCCTTGCCGCGCTGAAAAGCGGCGCGGAGCGGGTTCCGCCCCGCGATGCCGCCTCCGGCGCGCTGGGAGGCCAATACGAGGACGCCGCCTCCGGGCGGATGGTGAGCTACGGCGTAAAGCGGCTGCCCGCCGCTGCGGCGGTGTCGGTGCTGGCGGGGGCCGTGTCCGGGCTTTTGGGGATAGGCGGCGGAATTATACAGGTTCCGCTGATGAATATTGTCTGCGGCGTGCCGCTCAAAGCCGCGGCCGCCACCAGCAATTTCATGCTGGGCGTAACGGCGGCTTCAAGCGCGGCGGTGTTTTTACGACGAGGCCTGGTGCCGCCGGAAATCACCGCGCCGCTGGTGATAGGGGTGCTGGGAGGCTCCGCTCTGGGGATGCGGCTGCTGCACAGGGGCAAATCGGAAAAGCTGCAAATCGCTTTTTCAGCGCTGGTGCTGGCAGCCGCAATAAAAATGCTGGCGTATTTATGA